One window from the genome of Streptomyces sp. NBC_00287 encodes:
- a CDS encoding trypsin-like serine peptidase yields MRRAALLVSALSLAALGATVAPAQAGPAPADTETRATAFSDQEQDTALEFWTDARLKAAKEMTAPAAAPEAPAVTSSVTDDDGGPQLSVPPVVFPAAETTASAADETPVSTLASEPKPWKRGGLISRTAGKVFFENAAGGVFACSATVANSKNKSVVLTAGHCVVDARTGEVYRKWIFIPGYHKGKRPHGTFTAKKLFHLKSYVSSQGNANWDVAFATLRGRDGRPLAKIVGGAQGIKFNAPNGRYVHSFGYGSSRAEGNGERLNHCQGKEHRDLGRPGSTMWGIDCVQTGGSSGGAFLAEFKADKDVGVLVGNIAVGTEVSEYHPRLGDRARKLYKAASRA; encoded by the coding sequence ATGAGACGTGCCGCACTGCTGGTCAGTGCCCTCAGCCTCGCCGCCCTGGGCGCCACCGTCGCGCCGGCGCAGGCGGGGCCCGCACCCGCCGACACCGAGACCCGCGCCACCGCCTTCTCCGACCAGGAGCAGGACACCGCCCTGGAGTTCTGGACCGACGCACGGCTGAAAGCCGCCAAGGAGATGACCGCGCCCGCCGCCGCCCCCGAGGCTCCGGCCGTCACGTCGTCCGTGACAGATGACGACGGCGGGCCGCAACTGTCCGTCCCGCCGGTGGTCTTCCCGGCCGCGGAGACCACCGCGTCCGCCGCCGACGAGACGCCGGTGTCCACGCTCGCTTCCGAGCCGAAGCCCTGGAAGCGGGGCGGGCTGATCAGCAGGACCGCGGGCAAGGTGTTCTTCGAGAACGCCGCCGGCGGCGTGTTCGCCTGCTCGGCCACCGTCGCCAACAGCAAGAACAAGTCGGTCGTCCTCACCGCCGGGCACTGTGTGGTGGACGCCCGCACCGGCGAGGTCTACCGCAAGTGGATCTTCATCCCGGGCTACCACAAGGGCAAGCGCCCGCATGGCACCTTCACCGCGAAGAAGCTCTTCCACCTGAAGTCGTACGTGTCCAGCCAGGGCAACGCCAACTGGGACGTCGCGTTCGCCACCTTGCGGGGGCGCGACGGCCGCCCGCTGGCCAAGATCGTGGGTGGCGCGCAGGGCATCAAGTTCAACGCGCCGAACGGGCGTTACGTCCATTCCTTCGGCTACGGCAGTTCGCGCGCCGAGGGCAACGGCGAGCGGCTGAACCACTGCCAGGGCAAGGAACACCGCGACCTCGGGCGCCCCGGCTCCACGATGTGGGGCATCGACTGCGTGCAGACCGGCGGATCCAGCGGCGGTGCCTTCCTCGCCGAGTTCAAGGCCGACAAGGATGTCGGTGTGCTGGTCGGCAACATCGCCGTCGGCACGGAGGTCAGCGAGTACCACCCGCGTCTCGGTGACCGCGCCCGCAAGCTCTACAAGGCCGCGAGCAGGGCCTGA
- a CDS encoding chitinase produces MRTAHALLTAVLLATTGAGLTAATASATPAAPAELAAPAAQGDFVVSKAEYNKMFPNHKAFYNYEALVKAMKKYPAFADKGNAKTKKREAAAFLANVHHETGGGRYIVEQNKANWPSYCDPGLPFGCPAGQSAYHGRGPIQLSTNGNYKAAGDALGVDLLHKPGLVQKNPVLAWKTGLWFWMTQTGAGSMIPHKAMVQGKGFGQTIRSINGAIECNGGNPAQVQSRVNTYKKFAKILDVKPGNNLSC; encoded by the coding sequence ATGCGTACCGCTCACGCCCTTCTGACCGCCGTGCTGCTGGCGACGACCGGGGCCGGCCTCACCGCGGCGACCGCTTCCGCCACGCCTGCCGCGCCCGCCGAACTTGCCGCGCCCGCCGCCCAGGGCGACTTCGTCGTCAGCAAGGCGGAGTACAACAAGATGTTCCCCAACCACAAGGCCTTCTACAACTACGAGGCCCTGGTCAAGGCGATGAAGAAGTACCCGGCCTTCGCGGACAAGGGCAACGCCAAGACCAAGAAGCGTGAGGCGGCCGCCTTCCTCGCCAACGTCCACCACGAGACGGGCGGCGGGCGCTACATCGTCGAGCAGAACAAGGCCAATTGGCCGTCGTACTGCGACCCCGGGCTGCCGTTCGGATGCCCGGCGGGGCAGTCCGCGTACCACGGTCGGGGGCCGATCCAGCTGAGCACGAACGGCAACTACAAGGCCGCAGGTGACGCGCTCGGCGTCGACCTGCTCCACAAGCCGGGGCTGGTGCAGAAGAACCCCGTCCTGGCGTGGAAGACGGGGCTGTGGTTCTGGATGACCCAGACCGGCGCGGGCTCCATGATTCCGCACAAGGCCATGGTCCAAGGCAAGGGCTTCGGTCAGACGATCCGCAGCATCAACGGCGCCATCGAGTGCAACGGCGGCAACCCGGCCCAGGTGCAGAGCCGGGTGAACACGTACAAGAAGTTCGCCAAGATCCTCGACGTCAAGCCGGGCAACAACCTCAGCTGCTGA
- a CDS encoding cysteine/serine endopeptidase inhibitor produces the protein MPVSRRTQSVLAMTMAAAVLGVAQASSASAVPIGKVRQGKATYYNDAGTGACGKPLDASTQMLVAVSPKYWKAANPNHDPLCKVKVRLTFRGKTITVPVRDKCMECGPKHIDLSQPAFAKLAAPSKGVIHKVKWKFVR, from the coding sequence ATGCCCGTTTCCCGTCGTACGCAGTCGGTCCTCGCCATGACCATGGCGGCGGCCGTTCTCGGTGTCGCCCAGGCGTCGTCCGCCTCCGCCGTCCCGATCGGCAAGGTTCGCCAGGGCAAGGCGACCTACTACAACGACGCCGGCACCGGCGCCTGCGGAAAGCCGCTCGACGCCTCGACCCAGATGCTCGTGGCGGTCTCACCGAAGTACTGGAAGGCCGCCAACCCCAACCACGACCCGCTCTGCAAGGTCAAGGTCCGGCTGACCTTCCGCGGCAAGACCATCACCGTCCCGGTCCGGGACAAGTGCATGGAATGCGGTCCCAAGCACATCGACCTCAGCCAGCCGGCATTCGCGAAGCTGGCCGCTCCCTCCAAGGGCGTTATTCACAAGGTCAAGTGGAAGTTCGTCCGTTGA
- a CDS encoding beta-1,3-glucanase family protein, with protein sequence MVPLDSPVFSRRRALTSLAGAAVAGAALAAGARPALAADEDGPAALREDRAGGLPLVIHNNSGEFANRNIHLYIVGSRGDRQVRVTPRGTVEPVKVSDNKDNGFTDYAIPLDARGTTRIRLPQMSGRIYVSLGGKLKLKVVQDGAGRPALQHPAGWVESDPNFPVLHDFVEFTHNASGMFCNTTTVDMFSVPLMIRLSGNRDQTTGRMRQGGRARIFRAMENTPGFGRLAVGERRVIAPSHGLDAGRFGKHYFDPYIDKVWRAYRQQPLHVRTTEGAFTGRVDNGRLTFHGPATVSIAKPSTRDVLFCDGALAAPNDGVRGPVAAIVGAAFNRSTLLSHPKQPTTRAATFYKPEITNHYARAIHAQMGNGKAYGFAFDDVADWAPYIEDRRPQTMHLTLTPF encoded by the coding sequence ATGGTGCCGCTTGATTCACCGGTGTTCTCCCGCCGCAGGGCGCTCACCTCGCTGGCCGGTGCCGCCGTGGCCGGCGCCGCGCTCGCCGCGGGCGCGCGTCCGGCCCTCGCCGCGGACGAGGACGGCCCGGCCGCCCTCCGGGAGGATCGCGCCGGCGGCCTGCCTCTGGTCATCCACAACAACAGCGGTGAGTTCGCCAACCGCAACATCCACCTCTACATAGTGGGCAGCCGGGGCGACCGTCAGGTCCGGGTCACACCCCGCGGCACGGTTGAGCCGGTCAAGGTCTCCGACAACAAGGACAACGGCTTCACCGACTACGCCATACCGCTCGACGCCCGCGGCACCACGCGGATCCGGCTGCCGCAGATGTCCGGCCGGATCTATGTCTCCCTGGGCGGCAAGCTCAAGCTGAAGGTCGTCCAGGACGGGGCCGGGCGGCCCGCGCTCCAGCACCCGGCGGGCTGGGTGGAGTCCGACCCCAACTTCCCCGTGCTGCACGACTTCGTGGAGTTCACGCACAACGCGTCCGGCATGTTCTGCAACACCACGACGGTCGACATGTTCAGCGTGCCGCTGATGATCCGGCTGTCCGGGAACCGGGACCAGACCACCGGCAGGATGCGGCAGGGCGGCCGGGCCAGGATCTTCCGGGCCATGGAGAACACCCCCGGCTTCGGCAGGCTGGCCGTCGGCGAACGGCGGGTCATCGCGCCGAGTCACGGACTCGACGCGGGCCGGTTCGGCAAGCACTACTTCGACCCGTACATCGACAAGGTCTGGCGGGCCTACCGGCAGCAGCCGCTCCATGTCCGTACCACCGAGGGCGCGTTCACCGGCCGGGTCGACAACGGCAGGCTCACCTTCCACGGCCCCGCGACAGTCTCCATCGCCAAGCCGTCCACGCGTGACGTGCTGTTCTGCGACGGCGCGCTCGCCGCCCCCAACGACGGGGTTCGCGGTCCCGTCGCCGCGATCGTGGGTGCCGCATTCAACCGCTCCACGCTGCTCAGCCATCCCAAGCAGCCCACCACCCGCGCGGCGACCTTCTACAAGCCGGAGATCACCAACCACTACGCGCGGGCCATCCACGCCCAGATGGGCAACGGCAAGGCATACGGCTTCGCCTTCGACGACGTCGCCGACTGGGCGCCGTACATCGAGGACCGCCGGCCGCAGACCATGCACCTGACGCTGACCCCGTTCTGA
- a CDS encoding methyltransferase, whose protein sequence is MSTEEVPKPVQMLQLLAGFQISQALYVVAKQGLSTALADGPLTLEELASATGTNADVLRRIVRALAPLGVFRTDDNLVEVTDLGATLADGEPGSVRDLALFWMETHYAPFGALLHTALTGENAAGHYYGEPFFDWISRFPAQVETQNRAMAGVTKGLRAGMFDDYSLPEGGVVADVGGADGAMICQFLAGEPDRRGIVFDRPEVVPAARKVLAEHGLADRVDVVAGDFFESVPQADVYVLSYILHDWDDGSCLRILRTVKAAAARGARVVLVESVIPPGDAPHPAKFVDLTMLAMLTGRERTAEEYEALLDAAGFTLDRIVATPTPFSFIEATLR, encoded by the coding sequence ATGTCCACCGAAGAAGTGCCAAAGCCTGTGCAGATGCTCCAGTTGCTCGCGGGCTTCCAGATATCGCAGGCGCTGTATGTCGTGGCCAAACAGGGCCTGTCCACCGCCCTCGCGGACGGCCCGCTCACCCTGGAGGAGCTCGCTTCCGCGACGGGCACGAACGCCGATGTGCTCCGGCGTATCGTCCGTGCGCTCGCGCCGCTCGGGGTCTTCCGGACCGATGACAATCTGGTCGAGGTCACCGATCTCGGCGCGACCCTCGCCGACGGAGAGCCCGGCTCGGTCCGTGACCTGGCGCTGTTCTGGATGGAAACCCACTACGCGCCCTTCGGCGCACTCCTGCACACGGCCTTGACCGGTGAGAACGCCGCCGGCCACTACTACGGTGAGCCGTTCTTCGACTGGATCTCCAGGTTCCCGGCCCAGGTCGAGACGCAGAACCGGGCCATGGCCGGTGTCACCAAGGGCCTGCGAGCCGGGATGTTCGATGACTATTCGCTGCCGGAAGGCGGTGTCGTCGCCGACGTCGGAGGGGCTGACGGGGCCATGATCTGCCAGTTCCTGGCCGGTGAACCGGACCGGCGGGGCATCGTCTTCGACCGGCCCGAGGTGGTGCCCGCGGCGCGGAAGGTGCTGGCCGAACACGGGCTCGCGGACAGGGTGGACGTCGTCGCCGGGGACTTCTTCGAGTCCGTGCCCCAGGCGGACGTGTACGTGCTGTCCTACATCCTCCACGACTGGGACGACGGGTCCTGTCTGCGGATCCTGCGGACGGTCAAGGCGGCGGCCGCTCGTGGCGCGCGTGTCGTGCTCGTCGAGTCCGTGATCCCACCCGGCGACGCCCCGCACCCCGCCAAGTTCGTCGACCTGACCATGCTGGCCATGCTGACCGGACGGGAGCGCACCGCCGAGGAGTACGAGGCGCTGCTGGACGCGGCCGGATTCACCCTGGATCGAATCGTCGCCACCCCAACGCCGTTCTCGTTCATCGAGGCGACCCTGCGCTGA
- a CDS encoding helix-turn-helix transcriptional regulator — MRLSTAQREAVRDVEAICSQEADSRQLRRRVAARLSRLVYWDAACFGTIDPWTLLITDDVSFGVPPHVYALAAHNEYMVDDVHKFVTLARSGAGVGILSRAPGELRQASRRLRTVLPTFDARHEVRAACVTDGQCWGAIALFRNGDQPDFSSAEAALLSAVSGPLAAGLRRTAYRPGAGVGITADRSGPGVLILGPRNETLTINDTARRWLDELTPSLPRHGSELPYAIHQVAARAQARVGEPDHTDPHTTEPTGPPVPRIPEAYARIRTRSGRWLTVHGSRVEGALTPDKGTAVVIEAAPASDIAEVLMLVHELTRRERQVLQRVIAGTPSSAIATQLHISVNTVQDHLKSIFSKVGVRSRGQLVARLLGQHYLPDPG, encoded by the coding sequence ATGAGGCTGTCCACCGCCCAGCGCGAAGCGGTCCGCGATGTCGAGGCGATCTGCTCGCAGGAGGCCGATTCGCGTCAGCTGCGCCGCCGGGTCGCCGCCCGGCTGTCCCGCCTCGTGTACTGGGACGCGGCCTGCTTCGGCACGATCGACCCGTGGACGCTGCTCATCACCGACGACGTCTCCTTTGGCGTCCCGCCGCACGTCTACGCGCTCGCCGCGCACAACGAGTACATGGTCGACGACGTGCACAAGTTCGTGACGCTGGCCAGGTCCGGGGCAGGCGTCGGCATCCTGAGCCGGGCACCGGGCGAGCTACGGCAGGCCAGTCGCCGTCTGCGCACCGTTCTGCCGACGTTCGACGCCCGTCACGAAGTCCGCGCTGCCTGCGTCACCGACGGGCAGTGCTGGGGCGCGATCGCACTGTTCCGCAACGGCGACCAGCCCGACTTCTCTTCCGCCGAGGCAGCCCTGCTGAGCGCGGTGTCCGGACCGCTGGCCGCGGGGCTGCGGCGAACGGCCTACCGTCCGGGCGCCGGTGTCGGCATCACGGCCGACAGGTCGGGGCCGGGCGTCCTGATCCTCGGCCCGCGCAACGAGACCCTGACCATCAATGACACCGCCCGCCGATGGCTGGACGAGCTGACGCCCTCCCTGCCCCGGCACGGCAGCGAACTGCCGTACGCCATCCACCAGGTGGCGGCGAGAGCCCAGGCCCGCGTGGGTGAACCGGACCACACAGACCCCCACACAACCGAACCGACGGGCCCGCCCGTCCCCCGGATTCCGGAGGCGTACGCCCGGATACGGACCCGGTCCGGACGGTGGCTGACGGTGCACGGCTCACGGGTCGAGGGCGCCCTCACGCCGGACAAGGGCACCGCCGTCGTCATCGAGGCCGCCCCCGCCTCCGACATCGCCGAGGTCCTGATGCTCGTTCACGAGCTGACCCGACGCGAGCGACAGGTGCTCCAGCGGGTGATCGCCGGAACCCCGTCGAGTGCCATCGCCACCCAACTGCACATCTCCGTCAACACTGTTCAGGACCATCTGAAGTCGATCTTCTCCAAGGTCGGTGTCCGCAGCCGTGGCCAGCTGGTGGCCCGCCTGCTCGGGCAGCACTACCTGCCGGACCCGGGCTGA
- a CDS encoding SDR family oxidoreductase, with protein MSIAVTGATGQLGRLVVEELLRRGVASRDIVATGRNTDRLADLAERGVHVRRADFADSGSLVQAFQGVRKVLIVSTTTVGERYDNHVRAIDAAEDAGAELVVYTSTLNARTAGMMLADAHAKTEQYLRDSGVPFVVLRNGWYLENYTSQFPLYLETGVVPGSAGGGRVSAASRRDYAEAAAAVLTGEGHAGAVYELGGENAFTLAELASALSDASGRQVIYSDLPAEQYRAALLDAGLPAELAEVLADSDLGLKRGELFTSRGDLRRLIGRPPTGLADVLTGAIES; from the coding sequence ATGTCGATCGCCGTTACCGGAGCGACCGGGCAGCTTGGCCGGCTCGTTGTGGAGGAGTTGCTGCGGCGCGGAGTGGCGTCGCGGGACATCGTCGCCACCGGGCGGAACACCGACCGGCTGGCCGATCTGGCCGAGCGGGGCGTTCACGTGCGGCGGGCCGACTTCGCCGATTCCGGGAGTCTCGTCCAGGCCTTCCAGGGGGTGCGGAAGGTGCTGATCGTGTCGACGACGACCGTGGGTGAGCGGTACGACAACCATGTGCGGGCCATCGACGCCGCCGAGGACGCCGGTGCCGAACTCGTCGTCTACACCAGCACGCTCAACGCCCGCACCGCCGGCATGATGCTCGCCGACGCTCATGCGAAGACCGAGCAGTATCTGCGCGACAGCGGCGTTCCCTTCGTCGTCCTGCGCAACGGCTGGTACCTGGAGAACTACACGTCTCAGTTCCCGCTCTACCTGGAGACCGGCGTCGTGCCGGGCAGCGCCGGCGGCGGCCGGGTCAGCGCCGCCTCCCGGCGTGACTACGCGGAGGCCGCGGCGGCCGTTCTCACCGGCGAGGGGCACGCGGGGGCCGTGTACGAGCTGGGCGGGGAAAACGCCTTCACGCTCGCCGAGTTGGCTTCCGCGCTGTCCGACGCCTCGGGCAGGCAGGTCATCTACAGCGACCTTCCTGCAGAGCAGTACCGTGCCGCGCTGCTCGACGCCGGGCTGCCCGCCGAACTCGCCGAAGTCCTCGCCGACTCCGACCTCGGGCTCAAGCGCGGCGAGTTGTTCACCAGCCGTGGGGATCTGCGTCGGTTGATCGGTCGGCCTCCGACCGGTCTCGCCGATGTGCTCACTGGCGCGATCGAGTCCTGA
- a CDS encoding IS3 family transposase, with amino-acid sequence MREGLDTPPTLEAAVRQQLMPLIEQVHARSGGTNGTRRITRALRRKGVQWPAAPSSG; translated from the coding sequence GTGAGAGAAGGACTCGATACCCCACCAACCCTCGAAGCGGCCGTTCGGCAGCAGCTCATGCCGCTGATCGAACAGGTCCACGCCCGGTCCGGCGGCACCAATGGCACCCGCCGGATCACCCGCGCACTGCGACGCAAGGGCGTGCAGTGGCCCGCCGCACCGTCGAGCGGCTGA
- a CDS encoding GNAT family N-acetyltransferase produces the protein MSDLRIRCATLSDIDTVLQFWRNAAEGTSISDDHLGVARLISRDPEALLLAERDEILTGTVIAGFDGWRCSAYRLAVHPDHRRQGIATALLEAAEQRFAALGGRRVDAMVLEANEQAHHTWAAGGYHREDHWRRWVKPL, from the coding sequence ATGAGTGATCTTCGCATCCGCTGCGCCACCCTCTCGGACATCGACACCGTGCTGCAGTTCTGGCGCAACGCCGCGGAAGGAACGAGCATCAGCGACGACCACCTCGGAGTCGCCCGACTCATCTCACGAGACCCCGAAGCCCTGCTCCTCGCAGAGCGCGACGAAATCCTCACCGGAACCGTCATAGCCGGCTTCGACGGATGGCGATGCTCCGCCTACCGACTGGCCGTACACCCCGACCACCGTCGGCAAGGCATCGCCACCGCCCTACTGGAAGCAGCCGAACAACGCTTCGCCGCCCTCGGCGGACGACGCGTCGACGCCATGGTCCTGGAAGCCAACGAACAGGCCCACCACACCTGGGCCGCGGGCGGCTACCATCGCGAAGACCACTGGCGACGCTGGGTCAAGCCCCTATAG
- a CDS encoding hemolysin family protein, translating to MTEVLLLLVAILLSLACGAFVAAEFSLTTVERGELEAAVERGERGASGALKAVRNLTFQLSGAQLGITVTNLVVGMLAEPSIARLLAGPLESLGVSESTASSIALVIGTALSTVVLMVVGELVPKNWAISSPLAVAKTVGNAQRWFSAAFRPFITHLNNTANRIVRRFGVEPAEELASARGPQELAALARHSAKQGALEADTAELFVRTLNLADLTAENVMTPRVQVIALEASATCEDVANATRATGLSRFPVYRGGLDSVVGTAHIKDVLAVPAARRPRVRVAELMREPLLVPESLTVDRLLDRLSGKRTMAVVIDEYGGTAGVATLEDIVEEVVGEVRDEHDPHETPDLAPAGSDDSGRALFSADGSARVDQLARVGLRAPEGPYETLAGLVATELGRIPEVGDRVQVAGWQLDVTDASGHRAARVLMHAPLLDASDDKGETL from the coding sequence ATGACCGAAGTGCTCCTGCTGCTGGTGGCGATCCTGCTCTCGCTGGCCTGTGGTGCCTTCGTCGCCGCCGAGTTCTCGCTCACCACCGTCGAGCGCGGCGAGCTCGAAGCGGCCGTGGAGCGCGGCGAGCGGGGCGCGTCCGGGGCCTTGAAGGCCGTACGGAATCTGACGTTCCAGCTCTCCGGCGCACAGCTCGGCATCACCGTCACCAACCTGGTGGTCGGCATGCTCGCGGAGCCGTCCATCGCGCGGCTGCTCGCGGGGCCGTTGGAATCGCTCGGTGTCTCGGAGTCGACGGCGAGTTCGATCGCTCTTGTGATCGGCACCGCGCTGTCCACGGTCGTCCTGATGGTCGTCGGCGAACTGGTGCCGAAGAACTGGGCGATCTCCTCGCCACTGGCCGTCGCCAAGACGGTGGGCAACGCGCAGCGCTGGTTCAGCGCCGCCTTCCGCCCCTTCATCACCCACCTGAACAACACCGCCAACCGGATCGTGCGCCGCTTCGGCGTGGAGCCCGCCGAGGAGCTCGCCTCCGCGCGCGGGCCGCAGGAGCTGGCGGCGCTCGCCCGGCACTCCGCCAAGCAGGGCGCCCTGGAGGCGGACACCGCCGAGCTCTTCGTGCGGACCCTGAACCTCGCGGACCTGACCGCGGAGAACGTGATGACCCCGCGCGTGCAGGTCATCGCCCTTGAGGCGTCGGCAACCTGCGAGGACGTCGCGAACGCCACGCGCGCGACCGGCCTGTCCCGGTTCCCCGTCTACCGCGGCGGCCTCGACTCCGTCGTGGGCACCGCGCACATCAAGGACGTCCTGGCCGTGCCCGCCGCCCGGCGGCCCCGGGTGCGGGTCGCCGAGCTGATGCGCGAACCGCTGCTCGTACCGGAGTCCCTGACCGTCGACCGGCTGCTGGACCGGCTCTCGGGCAAGCGCACCATGGCCGTCGTGATCGACGAGTACGGCGGTACGGCGGGCGTGGCGACGCTGGAGGACATCGTCGAGGAGGTCGTCGGCGAGGTGCGCGACGAGCACGACCCGCACGAGACGCCCGACCTCGCCCCCGCCGGCAGCGACGACTCCGGCCGGGCCCTGTTCTCGGCCGACGGCTCGGCCCGCGTCGACCAACTCGCCCGGGTGGGCCTCCGGGCACCCGAGGGGCCGTACGAGACGCTCGCCGGACTCGTGGCGACCGAGCTCGGCCGGATCCCCGAGGTCGGTGACCGCGTACAGGTCGCCGGATGGCAGCTGGACGTCACGGACGCCTCGGGGCACCGGGCGGCGCGGGTGCTCATGCACGCGCCGCTCCTCGACGCCTCCGACGACAAGGGGGAAACGCTGTGA
- a CDS encoding hemolysin family protein, whose protein sequence is MTAIQLLIGLATLVVNAFFVGAEFALISVRRSQIEPYAEQGDRRAKSVLWGLEHVSALMAAAQLGITLCTLILGVVAEPAIEHLLEPVFHALGVPEGAGHAVSFVIALSLATYLHMLLGEMVPKNIALAEPVRSALLLGPPLVTLSRALRPVIFTINAFANALLKLLRVETKNEVTATFSDAELARLVRDSGEAGLIDERARERLHDALELGRRPVQDVVLPLERVVYARVGVTPEELEGLSAESGFSRFPVVDEGRRIVGYLHVKDALDASPRDLPFRVPDMRPIARVRESTPLDDVLTAMRGSRTHLAAVLGDDGRLSGLVTMEDVLRELFGQRA, encoded by the coding sequence GTGACCGCGATCCAGTTGCTGATCGGTCTGGCGACCCTCGTCGTCAACGCCTTCTTCGTCGGGGCCGAGTTCGCGCTGATCTCGGTGCGGCGCAGCCAGATCGAGCCATACGCCGAACAGGGCGACCGGCGTGCGAAGAGCGTGCTGTGGGGCCTGGAGCACGTGTCCGCGCTGATGGCCGCGGCCCAGCTCGGCATCACCCTGTGCACGCTGATCCTGGGTGTGGTCGCGGAGCCCGCCATCGAACACCTGCTGGAGCCGGTGTTCCACGCCCTGGGTGTGCCGGAGGGTGCGGGGCATGCCGTGTCCTTCGTGATCGCGCTGTCCCTGGCGACGTATCTGCACATGCTGCTCGGCGAGATGGTGCCGAAGAACATCGCGCTCGCGGAGCCGGTGCGCAGCGCGCTGCTGCTCGGGCCGCCGCTGGTGACCCTGTCCCGGGCGCTGCGTCCGGTGATCTTCACCATCAACGCCTTCGCGAACGCCCTGCTGAAGCTATTGCGCGTGGAGACCAAGAACGAGGTCACCGCGACCTTCTCGGACGCCGAGCTGGCACGCCTGGTGCGGGACTCCGGCGAGGCGGGCCTGATCGACGAGCGCGCCCGGGAGCGGCTGCACGACGCCCTGGAACTGGGCCGCCGGCCCGTGCAGGACGTTGTGCTCCCGCTGGAACGTGTCGTCTACGCGCGCGTGGGCGTCACGCCGGAGGAGCTGGAGGGCCTGTCGGCCGAGTCCGGGTTCTCCCGGTTCCCGGTGGTGGACGAGGGGCGCCGGATCGTCGGCTACCTCCATGTGAAGGACGCGTTGGACGCCTCACCGCGGGATCTGCCGTTCCGGGTGCCGGACATGCGGCCCATCGCGCGCGTACGGGAGAGCACACCGCTGGACGACGTGCTCACCGCGATGCGGGGGAGCCGTACGCATCTCGCGGCGGTGCTCGGGGACGACGGACGGCTGTCGGGGCTTGTGACCATGGAGGATGTGTTGCGGGAGCTGTTCGGGCAGCGGGCCTGA
- a CDS encoding SGNH/GDSL hydrolase family protein encodes MHTNPAHTSLVAVGDSFTEGMSDLLPDGSYRGWADLLAARMAARSPGFRYANLAVRGKLIGQIVEEQIEVAAAMEADVVTLVGGLNDTLRPKCDMGRVRGLLEEAVERLAPSCKQLVLMRSPGRQGPVLERFRPRMEELFICVEELAERHGALVVDLYDAPSLGDPRLWDVDRLHLTAEGHRRVAEAVWQTLGYEPEDPEWRTPLPASLPPGWAARRVADARFARQYLLPWIGRRLTGRSSGDGLPPKRPELLPYEGPETVS; translated from the coding sequence ATGCACACGAACCCCGCACACACCAGCCTGGTCGCCGTCGGCGACTCCTTCACCGAAGGCATGTCGGACCTGCTCCCGGACGGTTCCTACCGGGGCTGGGCCGATCTCCTCGCCGCGCGGATGGCGGCCAGGTCGCCCGGCTTCCGGTACGCCAACCTCGCGGTGCGGGGCAAGCTGATCGGGCAGATCGTCGAGGAGCAGATCGAGGTCGCGGCGGCCATGGAGGCCGACGTGGTGACGCTGGTCGGCGGTCTGAACGACACCCTGCGGCCCAAGTGCGACATGGGCAGGGTGCGCGGGCTGCTGGAGGAGGCCGTGGAGCGCCTCGCGCCGTCCTGCAAGCAGCTGGTGCTGATGCGCAGCCCGGGTCGTCAGGGCCCGGTGCTGGAGCGGTTCCGGCCGCGTATGGAGGAGCTGTTCATCTGCGTCGAGGAGCTTGCCGAGCGGCACGGCGCACTCGTCGTCGACCTCTACGACGCCCCGTCGCTCGGCGATCCGCGCCTGTGGGACGTGGACCGGCTGCATCTGACCGCCGAGGGCCATCGCCGGGTCGCGGAGGCCGTGTGGCAGACGCTCGGCTACGAGCCGGAGGACCCGGAGTGGCGCACTCCGCTGCCGGCCTCGCTGCCGCCGGGCTGGGCCGCCCGGCGGGTCGCGGACGCCCGGTTCGCCCGGCAGTACCTGCTGCCGTGGATAGGCCGACGGCTGACCGGGCGCTCCTCGGGCGACGGCCTGCCGCCGAAGCGTCCTGAGCTGCTGCCGTACGAGGGTCCGGAAACGGTTTCGTAG